The proteins below are encoded in one region of Selenomonadales bacterium:
- a CDS encoding S9 family peptidase: MLRKDNIVDNFHGTLVADPYRYLEDGHDPDTVEFLERHNARAAEFLSGIPAREQFRARLSELWDRPRYTPPARVGDRYFFRKNDGLQNQDVLYMQEGLTGEPSVVLDPNLFSSDGTVALTGTNVSRCGKFLAYARSASGSDWQEIRVLDIDAGHEYPEVLVHVKFTNTAWLPDSSGFFYSRFPDPSTVKPGEESYHNKVFFHALGTAQSEDRLVYERPDFKELGFAPTVSEDGRYLFLTVWHGTDPVNRFYYLDLTNGAGSGNIVKLHDAADAAYYVLGNEGTKFFFYSTLAAPRGKIIALDVADPARERWQTVIPESDESIDQAYIINGQLVLTYLRHAHHVVRLFTLDGAPDGALELPALGSVASITGRKHHDAMFFSFTSFLFPATVFRYDFKARTVTPLWESTATFDPAAFLVKQVFYPSKDGTQIPLFIVHKRELPLDGKAPTVLYGYGGFNISATPDFSAGIVAWLERGGVYAEACLRGGGEYGEDWHQAGMLANKQNVFDDFHAAAEYLVATGYTSSRHLAIMGGSNGGLLVAACMVQRPELYGAVVCRVPVIDMLRYHKFTVGRYWIGEYGNAEADPDHFKFMYAYSPLHNVRAGVDYPPTLIMTADTDDRVVPAHAFKFMATLEEHYTGDNPIIMRVEMKAGHGAGKPTGKIIAEGADMYAFLSKVIG; the protein is encoded by the coding sequence ATGCTACGCAAAGACAATATCGTCGACAACTTCCACGGCACCCTAGTGGCTGACCCTTATCGCTACCTCGAAGACGGCCATGACCCGGATACAGTCGAATTCTTGGAGCGGCACAACGCGCGTGCCGCAGAGTTCCTAAGCGGCATCCCGGCGCGCGAGCAGTTTAGAGCACGCTTGTCCGAACTATGGGACCGCCCGCGCTATACGCCGCCGGCCAGGGTAGGCGACAGGTACTTCTTTCGCAAGAACGATGGCCTGCAAAACCAAGACGTGCTCTATATGCAGGAAGGACTTACCGGAGAGCCGAGCGTAGTGCTAGACCCAAACCTCTTTAGCAGCGACGGCACGGTAGCACTGACCGGCACTAATGTATCGCGGTGCGGCAAGTTCTTGGCTTATGCCCGCTCCGCGAGCGGCAGCGACTGGCAAGAGATTCGGGTGCTCGATATTGATGCGGGACACGAGTACCCAGAAGTCCTAGTCCATGTTAAGTTCACTAACACGGCCTGGCTACCTGACAGCAGCGGGTTCTTCTATAGCCGCTTCCCCGACCCGTCTACCGTCAAACCAGGCGAAGAAAGCTACCACAACAAAGTGTTTTTTCATGCGCTCGGCACTGCCCAAAGCGAAGACCGCCTAGTCTACGAGCGTCCGGACTTTAAGGAGCTCGGCTTTGCGCCTACCGTAAGCGAAGACGGGCGGTATTTGTTCCTTACGGTCTGGCACGGGACTGACCCGGTTAATCGGTTCTATTATCTGGACCTGACAAATGGCGCCGGGAGCGGCAACATCGTCAAGCTACATGACGCCGCTGACGCAGCCTACTACGTACTGGGCAATGAGGGGACTAAGTTCTTCTTCTACAGCACACTTGCTGCCCCCCGCGGCAAGATTATAGCGCTTGACGTTGCCGACCCCGCGCGCGAGCGTTGGCAAACCGTAATACCCGAGAGCGACGAGTCCATCGACCAAGCCTACATCATTAACGGGCAGCTGGTTCTTACCTACCTGCGGCATGCCCATCACGTAGTGCGGCTGTTTACACTAGACGGTGCACCGGACGGCGCGCTAGAACTCCCCGCGCTTGGTTCAGTTGCCTCGATAACGGGCAGAAAACATCACGACGCCATGTTCTTTAGCTTTACCTCGTTCCTGTTTCCGGCTACGGTGTTTCGCTATGACTTTAAGGCGCGCACTGTCACCCCATTATGGGAAAGCACTGCGACTTTCGACCCCGCCGCCTTCCTGGTGAAGCAAGTTTTCTACCCTTCTAAGGACGGGACGCAAATCCCGCTGTTTATAGTGCACAAGCGCGAGCTGCCTTTAGACGGCAAAGCACCCACCGTGCTCTACGGCTACGGCGGGTTTAACATCAGTGCTACCCCGGACTTCTCCGCAGGCATAGTCGCCTGGCTTGAAAGGGGCGGCGTATACGCAGAAGCTTGTTTGCGCGGCGGCGGAGAGTACGGCGAGGACTGGCACCAAGCCGGTATGCTTGCCAACAAGCAAAACGTCTTCGACGACTTCCACGCGGCAGCCGAATACTTAGTGGCTACAGGGTACACTTCTAGCCGACACCTCGCCATTATGGGCGGCAGTAACGGCGGGCTCTTGGTAGCCGCGTGCATGGTGCAGCGGCCGGAGCTTTATGGCGCCGTAGTGTGTCGCGTGCCGGTGATCGACATGCTGCGCTACCACAAGTTCACCGTCGGGCGCTACTGGATTGGCGAATACGGCAATGCCGAAGCCGACCCCGATCACTTTAAGTTCATGTACGCTTATTCCCCACTGCACAACGTGCGAGCGGGGGTAGACTACCCACCCACACTAATTATGACTGCAGATACCGATGACCGCGTGGTGCCCGCGCACGCCTTTAAGTTTATGGCGACACTAGAGGAGCACTACACCGGCGACAACCCAATAATTATGCGCGTAGAAATGAAGGCCGGCCACGGCGCAGGCAAGCCGACCGGCAAGATAATCGCGGAAGGCGCCGACATGTATGCGTTTCTCTCGAAGGTTATTGGGTAG
- a CDS encoding class I SAM-dependent methyltransferase yields the protein MKQWYEALFDNYGKQYDKESFAQGTLGECDFIEREISFDKTKRILDIGCGTGRHAIQLAKRGYTVTGIDLSAAQLQRAKEKAQELGLAVDFRQADARALTFAAEFDLAIMLCEGAFPLMETDEMNYEILKNAAKALVPGGKFIFTTLNGLFPLFHTLREFFADSTKGTDAQYAQHSFDLLTFRDQNVTTFVDDDGNKRELACNERYYVPSEITWLLKSLGFGHIGIFGAKLGAFSRDDKLQTSDFEMLVVAEKLPTQ from the coding sequence ATGAAGCAATGGTACGAAGCGCTGTTTGATAACTACGGCAAGCAGTACGACAAAGAGAGCTTTGCCCAGGGTACACTCGGCGAGTGTGACTTTATTGAGCGGGAAATTAGCTTTGACAAAACCAAGCGCATTCTAGACATCGGGTGCGGCACCGGTAGGCACGCCATTCAGCTAGCTAAGCGCGGCTACACCGTTACAGGCATTGACCTGTCCGCGGCGCAACTGCAGCGGGCCAAGGAAAAGGCACAGGAGCTAGGTCTTGCGGTTGACTTTCGGCAGGCTGACGCCCGCGCGCTAACTTTTGCGGCGGAGTTCGACCTAGCCATTATGCTCTGCGAAGGCGCATTCCCGCTCATGGAAACCGACGAAATGAACTACGAAATACTAAAAAACGCCGCCAAGGCGCTTGTCCCCGGCGGCAAGTTTATCTTTACGACGCTTAATGGGCTATTCCCGCTCTTTCACACGCTGCGGGAGTTTTTCGCCGATTCCACCAAGGGCACCGACGCGCAGTACGCACAGCACAGCTTCGACCTCTTAACATTCCGCGACCAAAACGTCACCACTTTTGTAGACGACGACGGCAACAAGCGCGAGCTCGCCTGCAATGAGCGCTACTACGTTCCCTCAGAAATTACTTGGCTGCTTAAATCCCTAGGCTTTGGCCATATCGGCATATTCGGAGCAAAGCTCGGCGCCTTCAGCCGCGACGACAAGCTGCAGACTAGCGACTTTGAAATGCTAGTGGTAGCGGAGAAGCTCCCTACCCAATAA
- a CDS encoding AAA family ATPase, with amino-acid sequence MKRPELLIGLSLAALVFLVYANPDTLPYVVLTLLAGAVWYKARHTGAARHTGQVVSTEVYSLSFEDIGGQNTAKQELKEALDFIRSEHAAAALGIRPLKGILLCGPPGTGKTLLAKAAASYTDAAFLATSGSEFIEMYAGVGAQRVRELFRKAEQLSKKQGKSRAIVFIDEIDVLGAKRGKNTSHMEYDQTLNQLLVEMDGLKTSAETGVLLIGATNRADLLDPALTRPGRFDRIVRVDLPDRAARKSILELHTRTKPLAEEVDLEQLAAETAGFSGAHLESLSNEAAILAWRRGQTEVTQRDFTESIDKVVLGEQHDRRPSKEELRRIAFHELGHAFAAETRRAGSVGKLSILSRGGALGYVRQQPEQDNYLETEESLRDQLVVALAGGVAEELFLGSRSTGTEGDYKQATAVALRMVAAGMSALGLVDERLVPKVRLHAAVQVLLKRAEQQARAVLTEHEAAILRLSEVLLTEEKMSGEQFRALLRAS; translated from the coding sequence ATGAAAAGACCGGAGTTGCTTATAGGGCTCAGCTTGGCCGCGCTAGTATTTCTCGTCTATGCAAATCCGGATACGTTGCCTTACGTCGTGTTGACGCTGTTGGCTGGGGCCGTCTGGTACAAGGCAAGGCACACCGGCGCGGCACGGCACACCGGTCAGGTCGTGAGCACCGAGGTGTATAGCCTTAGCTTTGAGGATATCGGCGGGCAGAACACCGCCAAACAGGAGCTCAAAGAAGCGCTTGATTTTATCCGCAGCGAACACGCCGCCGCGGCGCTTGGCATTAGGCCCTTAAAGGGAATTCTGCTCTGTGGACCGCCCGGCACGGGCAAGACTTTGCTGGCCAAAGCCGCGGCCTCTTACACAGATGCGGCGTTTTTGGCGACGAGCGGCAGCGAGTTTATCGAGATGTATGCTGGCGTAGGTGCGCAGAGGGTGCGCGAGCTCTTTCGCAAAGCGGAACAACTGTCTAAGAAGCAGGGCAAATCTCGCGCTATCGTGTTTATTGATGAGATTGATGTTTTGGGCGCAAAACGCGGCAAGAACACGAGTCATATGGAGTACGACCAAACTCTAAACCAGCTCTTAGTAGAAATGGACGGGCTGAAAACAAGCGCTGAGACGGGTGTGCTGCTTATAGGTGCAACTAACCGCGCCGACTTGCTGGATCCGGCGCTCACGCGCCCCGGCCGGTTCGACCGCATCGTGCGCGTTGACTTGCCGGATAGGGCTGCGCGTAAGAGCATCCTGGAGCTACACACGCGGACAAAGCCGTTGGCGGAAGAAGTAGATCTAGAGCAGTTGGCCGCCGAAACGGCCGGCTTTTCCGGCGCGCATCTGGAAAGCTTGAGCAACGAGGCGGCTATTCTGGCTTGGCGGCGCGGCCAAACAGAGGTTACGCAGCGGGATTTTACCGAGAGCATTGACAAAGTGGTGCTTGGCGAGCAACACGACCGCCGCCCGAGTAAAGAGGAGCTCAGGCGCATCGCCTTTCACGAGCTTGGCCATGCCTTTGCAGCCGAGACTAGGCGTGCGGGCAGTGTCGGTAAACTGAGCATACTCTCGCGCGGCGGGGCGTTAGGCTACGTGCGGCAACAGCCCGAGCAGGACAACTACCTCGAGACCGAGGAGAGCTTACGCGACCAGCTTGTTGTCGCCTTAGCCGGTGGCGTGGCTGAGGAGCTCTTCTTAGGGAGCCGGAGCACCGGTACGGAAGGCGACTACAAACAAGCCACGGCTGTTGCGCTGCGCATGGTGGCGGCGGGAATGTCGGCGCTCGGTCTGGTGGACGAGCGATTGGTGCCCAAAGTTCGCTTGCACGCGGCTGTGCAGGTGCTGCTAAAGCGGGCCGAGCAGCAGGCCAGAGCCGTACTCACCGAGCACGAGGCGGCCATCTTGCGCCTGTCCGAAGTGCTGTTAACCGAAGAAAAAATGAGCGGCGAGCAGTTTCGCGCCCTGTTGCGCGCTAGTTAA
- a CDS encoding polysaccharide deacetylase family protein, translating to MRITAVLLVLLLLAGCAPVEKAFDPKPEPPGPVQPQPQDPQPKPPEPPPVKPSEPPEQTLEERLAALPTGLDRTEKSYWFRRNTEHKQPRPGISQALIDKYGVIVLGSAEQKHVYLTFDLGYELGFTAGMLDVLKEEGVPAAFFVTGLTVRTQPDLVKRIVADGHVLANHSVNHPSLPTLSLEQMKDELMELDDKIFALTGQRTHFFRPPMGTYSEHSLAVTQALGYRTVFWSMAYKDWVVDEQPGAAYALEHVTANIHPGAVILLHAVSQSNAEALPAIIRELKAQG from the coding sequence ATGCGTATTACAGCAGTTCTACTTGTGCTTCTTCTGCTTGCAGGCTGCGCCCCGGTCGAGAAGGCTTTTGATCCAAAGCCGGAACCGCCCGGGCCGGTGCAGCCACAGCCGCAAGACCCACAACCCAAGCCACCCGAGCCCCCGCCGGTGAAACCGAGCGAGCCTCCCGAGCAGACGCTTGAGGAGCGCTTAGCCGCGCTGCCGACCGGACTAGACAGAACCGAGAAATCCTACTGGTTTCGGCGTAACACCGAGCATAAGCAACCTAGACCCGGCATTAGTCAAGCTTTAATCGACAAGTACGGCGTCATCGTACTCGGCTCGGCGGAGCAAAAACACGTCTACCTCACGTTTGACTTAGGCTATGAACTGGGATTCACGGCCGGCATGCTAGATGTCCTAAAGGAAGAGGGCGTGCCGGCGGCGTTCTTTGTTACCGGGCTGACGGTGCGCACGCAGCCTGACCTAGTTAAGCGCATTGTCGCGGACGGTCATGTGCTTGCGAATCACTCTGTGAATCATCCGTCTCTGCCGACTCTGTCGCTAGAGCAAATGAAGGATGAACTGATGGAACTAGATGACAAGATTTTCGCTTTGACCGGTCAACGCACGCACTTCTTCCGTCCCCCGATGGGCACCTATTCCGAGCACTCTTTGGCCGTGACGCAGGCCTTGGGATATAGGACTGTGTTTTGGAGCATGGCCTACAAGGACTGGGTGGTTGATGAACAACCCGGAGCCGCTTATGCGCTCGAACATGTGACAGCGAACATTCATCCCGGCGCGGTTATTCTCCTGCACGCGGTTTCCCAGAGCAATGCGGAGGCCCTGCCCGCCATTATCCGGGAACTGAAAGCGCAAGGG
- a CDS encoding DUF885 family protein — protein sequence MKAADFRHGQPKQAERGAESYLPNLPQSVAEATSEMRVLVERFISDRDALLRFYNVNGSPLQLKRLKEFYEAWLLSLDEFSYEELSVEGSIDWHLLRAKLKYLLTCLEREARLQAEIAPVLPIMDEVASLQEARRQFESVAPAAVSAKLAAMAHALKAAREELNIRHSTAWRAVSRIADLKKTLADWFGFYDGYNPEFSWWCRTPYQSLQSELDAQERFLRETILGCKPGAEEPIVGAPIGIESLMADLAYEMIPYTPDELIAIAETELNWCMTEWRKVAQELGLGADWRAALELVMQDYLAPGEQPALIAFQAYEAIDFILKRDLLTVPPLAIDVWRMSMMSREAQKVSPFFLGGELVQVSFPTEAMGHAEKLDSLSANNMHLARATVQHELIPGHHLQMFMGERYNRHRKAFYTPFWVEGWALWWEFRLWDLGFPASALNRGGILFWRTHRCARIVFSLNFHLGRWTPDQCIDYLIEQVGHSRHTATGEVRRSFNGTYPPLYQAAYMLGAIQMRALYREFVAEGKMPEKEFHDRILQGNSMPLEMVHALLRNAKLPRDYGTCWRFAR from the coding sequence ATGAAGGCAGCAGATTTTCGCCACGGGCAACCCAAGCAAGCTGAACGGGGCGCAGAGAGCTACTTGCCTAACTTGCCTCAATCAGTTGCCGAGGCGACTAGCGAGATGCGCGTTTTGGTGGAGCGCTTTATAAGCGACCGCGATGCCTTGCTTCGCTTCTACAATGTCAATGGCTCGCCGCTACAGCTAAAGCGGCTTAAGGAGTTTTACGAAGCTTGGCTGTTAAGTCTTGACGAGTTTAGCTACGAGGAGCTAAGCGTAGAGGGCAGCATAGACTGGCACCTTTTACGTGCGAAGCTTAAGTATTTGTTGACGTGCCTAGAGCGCGAAGCTCGTCTGCAGGCAGAAATTGCCCCTGTTCTGCCCATTATGGACGAAGTGGCGTCGCTGCAAGAAGCGCGCCGTCAGTTCGAGTCTGTAGCCCCGGCCGCGGTCAGTGCTAAGCTGGCGGCGATGGCGCACGCACTAAAGGCTGCACGCGAGGAGCTAAATATACGGCACAGCACAGCTTGGCGAGCCGTAAGCCGCATAGCCGACTTAAAGAAGACGCTCGCCGATTGGTTTGGGTTCTACGACGGGTACAACCCAGAGTTTAGCTGGTGGTGCCGCACTCCTTACCAGAGCCTGCAGAGCGAGCTAGATGCTCAAGAACGCTTTCTGCGCGAGACGATTCTTGGCTGTAAGCCGGGTGCGGAAGAGCCGATTGTAGGAGCTCCTATTGGCATCGAGAGCTTAATGGCAGACCTAGCATACGAGATGATTCCGTACACCCCAGACGAGCTTATCGCCATAGCCGAGACCGAGCTTAATTGGTGCATGACCGAGTGGCGCAAGGTAGCGCAGGAGTTAGGCTTAGGCGCCGATTGGCGGGCTGCCCTAGAGCTTGTTATGCAAGACTACTTAGCACCAGGCGAGCAACCGGCACTTATCGCGTTTCAGGCCTACGAGGCGATAGACTTTATTCTTAAGCGCGACCTCCTCACGGTGCCGCCCTTAGCTATTGACGTGTGGCGCATGAGCATGATGAGTCGGGAGGCACAAAAAGTTAGCCCCTTTTTCCTCGGGGGAGAACTGGTGCAGGTTTCGTTTCCTACCGAGGCCATGGGGCACGCAGAAAAACTAGACAGTCTCTCGGCCAATAATATGCACCTAGCGCGCGCTACCGTCCAGCACGAGCTTATCCCCGGACATCACCTGCAGATGTTTATGGGCGAGCGCTATAATCGGCACCGCAAAGCCTTCTATACTCCGTTTTGGGTAGAAGGGTGGGCGCTGTGGTGGGAATTTAGGCTGTGGGACCTCGGATTCCCCGCGTCTGCCTTAAACCGCGGGGGCATTCTGTTTTGGCGTACGCACCGCTGTGCCCGTATCGTGTTCTCTCTAAACTTCCATTTGGGACGTTGGACGCCGGATCAGTGCATTGACTATCTAATCGAGCAAGTGGGGCACAGCAGGCACACGGCCACCGGTGAAGTAAGGCGGTCTTTTAACGGGACGTATCCGCCGCTGTACCAAGCAGCATATATGCTTGGAGCTATCCAGATGCGTGCCCTGTACCGCGAGTTTGTGGCGGAAGGCAAAATGCCAGAGAAGGAGTTTCACGACCGCATCCTGCAGGGTAATTCTATGCCGCTAGAGATGGTGCACGCCCTACTAAGAAACGCTAAGTTGCCTAGGGACTACGGAACCTGTTGGAGATTTGCGAGGTGA